A window of the Brachyhypopomus gauderio isolate BG-103 chromosome 14, BGAUD_0.2, whole genome shotgun sequence genome harbors these coding sequences:
- the nrbp2a gene encoding nuclear receptor-binding protein 2 isoform X1, whose translation MTMSVPERISESGGKEEESEDESEILEESPCGRWQKRKEQVSQGNVPGIESASLAMDTEEGVEVVWNEVQFSDKKVFKAHEDRIREMFENLMQVEHPNIVKFHKYWLDTRESRARVIFITEYMSSGSLKQFLKKTKKNHKTMNVKAWKRWCTQILSALSYLHSCDPPIIHGNLTCDTIFIQHNGLIKIGSVWHRLFVNVFPEAIHGNVHQHRDELRNQHFFAPEYGLAEDDYSIDIYSFGICALEMAVLEIQANGDTAVSKEAVVHAGMSLEDPLMREFTQSCVRTEASFRPSAHDLLFHRVLFEVHSLKLLAAHCFINNQYLLPENCVEEKTKSIDPNGIMAEISHGDRPGIQLKYSHVSPLELDKFLEDVKNGIYPLMNFASQRPHPLPRALSLSQEHMETVKTPTPEPQETETRKVVQMHCNLEANEEGTRSHLSLFLKMDDKLHRQLSCDVLPTDRPRDLAGELVHHAFISEEDCDKLTTFLEEALGQHWAGPSTATVVLMN comes from the exons GTCAGCCAGGGTAACGTCCCGGGCATCGAGAGTGCCTCCCTGGCCATGGATACGGAGGAGGGCGTGGAGGTCGTGTGGAACGAGGTGCAGTTCTCAGACAAGAAGGTCTTCAAGGCACATGAG gacaGAATCAGGGAGATGTTTGAGAACCTGATGCAAGTGGAGCACCCAAACATTGTCAAGTTTCACAAATACTGGCTGGACACCAGGGAGAGCCGGGCCAGg GTGATTTTCATCACTGAGTACATGTCGTCTGGAAGTCTCAAACAGTTTTTGAAGAAAACCAAGAAAAACCACAAGACGATGAATGTGAAG GCATGGAAGAGATGGTGCACACAGATCTTGTCTGCCCTCAG TTACTTACACTCTTGTGACCCGCCCATCATTCATGGAAACTTGACCTGTGACACCATCTTCATCCAGCACAATGGCCTCATCAAGATTGGCTCAG TTTGGCACAGACTCTTCGTCAATG TGTTCCCGGAGGCCATCCATGGAAATGTCCACCAGCATCGAGATGAACTGCGAAACCAGCACTTCTTCGCCCCAGAGTATGGCC TTGCTGAGGATGACTATTCTATCGATATATACTCCTTTGGCATCTGTGCTTTGGAG aTGGCTGTTTTGGAAATCCAGGCTAATGGTGACACTGCTGTTTCCAAAGAGGCTGTGGTGCATGCTGGGATGTCTCTGGAGGACCCTCTCATGAGG GAGTTCACGCAGTCCTGCGTTCGCACTGAGGCCTCCTTCAGACCCAGCGCCCACGACCTGCTCTTCCACCGGGTGCTGTTTGAGGTCCACTCCTTAAAGCTGCTCGCTGCACACTGTTTCATCAACAACCAGT ATCTCCTCCCTGAGAACTGCGTGGAAGAGAAGACCAAATCTATTGACCCAAATGGCATAATGGCAGAGATCAGTCATGGTGACCGGCCTGGAATCCAGTTAAA GTACTCTCATGTCTCTCCGTTGGAGTTGGACAAGTTCCTTGAGGATGTTAA GAATGGAATCTACCCCTTGATGAACTTTGCGTCCCAGaggccacacccactcccacgtgctctctccctgtcccagGAGCACATGGAGACGGTGAAGACTCCAACCCCTGAACCCCAAGAGACTGAGACCAGGAAG GTTGTCCAGATGCACTGTAATCTGGAGGCTAATGAGGAGGGGACCAGGAGCCAT CTCTCTCTATTTTTGAAGATGGATGACAAACTGCACCGCCAGCTTAGCTGTGATGTTTTGCCAA CCGACCGTCCCAGAGACCTTGCTGGTGAACTTGTCCACCACGCCTTCATTAGCGAG GAGGACTGTGACAAACTGACGACCTTCCTGGAGGAGGCCCTGGGTCAACACTGGGCGGGGCCGTCTACCGCCACAGTCGTGCTGATGAACTGA
- the nrbp2a gene encoding nuclear receptor-binding protein 2 isoform X2, with amino-acid sequence MDTEEGVEVVWNEVQFSDKKVFKAHEDRIREMFENLMQVEHPNIVKFHKYWLDTRESRARVIFITEYMSSGSLKQFLKKTKKNHKTMNVKAWKRWCTQILSALSYLHSCDPPIIHGNLTCDTIFIQHNGLIKIGSVWHRLFVNVFPEAIHGNVHQHRDELRNQHFFAPEYGLAEDDYSIDIYSFGICALEMAVLEIQANGDTAVSKEAVVHAGMSLEDPLMREFTQSCVRTEASFRPSAHDLLFHRVLFEVHSLKLLAAHCFINNQYLLPENCVEEKTKSIDPNGIMAEISHGDRPGIQLKYSHVSPLELDKFLEDVKNGIYPLMNFASQRPHPLPRALSLSQEHMETVKTPTPEPQETETRKVVQMHCNLEANEEGTRSHLSLFLKMDDKLHRQLSCDVLPTDRPRDLAGELVHHAFISEEDCDKLTTFLEEALGQHWAGPSTATVVLMN; translated from the exons ATGGATACGGAGGAGGGCGTGGAGGTCGTGTGGAACGAGGTGCAGTTCTCAGACAAGAAGGTCTTCAAGGCACATGAG gacaGAATCAGGGAGATGTTTGAGAACCTGATGCAAGTGGAGCACCCAAACATTGTCAAGTTTCACAAATACTGGCTGGACACCAGGGAGAGCCGGGCCAGg GTGATTTTCATCACTGAGTACATGTCGTCTGGAAGTCTCAAACAGTTTTTGAAGAAAACCAAGAAAAACCACAAGACGATGAATGTGAAG GCATGGAAGAGATGGTGCACACAGATCTTGTCTGCCCTCAG TTACTTACACTCTTGTGACCCGCCCATCATTCATGGAAACTTGACCTGTGACACCATCTTCATCCAGCACAATGGCCTCATCAAGATTGGCTCAG TTTGGCACAGACTCTTCGTCAATG TGTTCCCGGAGGCCATCCATGGAAATGTCCACCAGCATCGAGATGAACTGCGAAACCAGCACTTCTTCGCCCCAGAGTATGGCC TTGCTGAGGATGACTATTCTATCGATATATACTCCTTTGGCATCTGTGCTTTGGAG aTGGCTGTTTTGGAAATCCAGGCTAATGGTGACACTGCTGTTTCCAAAGAGGCTGTGGTGCATGCTGGGATGTCTCTGGAGGACCCTCTCATGAGG GAGTTCACGCAGTCCTGCGTTCGCACTGAGGCCTCCTTCAGACCCAGCGCCCACGACCTGCTCTTCCACCGGGTGCTGTTTGAGGTCCACTCCTTAAAGCTGCTCGCTGCACACTGTTTCATCAACAACCAGT ATCTCCTCCCTGAGAACTGCGTGGAAGAGAAGACCAAATCTATTGACCCAAATGGCATAATGGCAGAGATCAGTCATGGTGACCGGCCTGGAATCCAGTTAAA GTACTCTCATGTCTCTCCGTTGGAGTTGGACAAGTTCCTTGAGGATGTTAA GAATGGAATCTACCCCTTGATGAACTTTGCGTCCCAGaggccacacccactcccacgtgctctctccctgtcccagGAGCACATGGAGACGGTGAAGACTCCAACCCCTGAACCCCAAGAGACTGAGACCAGGAAG GTTGTCCAGATGCACTGTAATCTGGAGGCTAATGAGGAGGGGACCAGGAGCCAT CTCTCTCTATTTTTGAAGATGGATGACAAACTGCACCGCCAGCTTAGCTGTGATGTTTTGCCAA CCGACCGTCCCAGAGACCTTGCTGGTGAACTTGTCCACCACGCCTTCATTAGCGAG GAGGACTGTGACAAACTGACGACCTTCCTGGAGGAGGCCCTGGGTCAACACTGGGCGGGGCCGTCTACCGCCACAGTCGTGCTGATGAACTGA